Proteins co-encoded in one Ananas comosus cultivar F153 linkage group 15, ASM154086v1, whole genome shotgun sequence genomic window:
- the LOC109721346 gene encoding probable serine/threonine-protein kinase PBL16, translating into MGNCWFRGNSSIHRVSSNAKSESPKVRSPSAKEGLKEGSRLPSNPKEVEDLRRDSATNPLIAFTFEELKTITGNFRQDYVLGGGGFGSVYKGYITEDLREGFQPLQVAVKVHDGDNSFQGHREWLAEVIFLGQLSHPNLVKLVGYCCEDEHRVLIYEFMPRGSVESKLFSRVLLPLPWSTRMKIAFGAAKGLAFLHEAEKPVIYRDFKTSNILLDEDYNAKLSDFGLAKDGPVGDKSHVSTRIMGTYGYAAPEYIMTGHLTAMSDVYSYGVVLLELLTGRKSLDKSRPVREQTLADWAFPLLTQKKKVLSIVDARLEGDYPVKAVHKTAMLAYHCLSRNPKARPLMRDIVDSLEPLQQPAETSVEASTADVN; encoded by the exons AATCTCCGAAAGTCCGGAGCCCTTCAGCGAAGGAGGGGTTAAAAGAAGGCAGCAGACTGCCCTCGAACCCAAAAGAAGTCGAGGACTTGCGACGAGATTCGGCCACGAATCCTCTGATTGCATTCACATTTGAAGAACTCAAGACAATTACAGGGAATTTTAGGCAGGATTATGTCTTGGGTGGAGGGGGATTTGGAAGTGTTTATAAAGGATATATCACTGAAGATCTTAGGGAGGGATTTCAACCTCTGCAAGTTGCTGTGAAGGTTCATGATGGTGATAATAGTTTTCAGGGTCACAGGGAGTGGCTG GCTGAGGTTATATTCCTTGGGCAACTTTCGCATCCGAATTTGGTGAAACTGGTCGGATACTGTTGCGAAGATGAGCACCGAGTTTTAATATATGAGTTCATGCCTCGGGGTAGCGTGGAATCAAAACTGTTTTCAA GGGTGTTGCTTCCGCTTCCATGGTCCACAAGAATGAAGATTGCATTTGGCGCTGCAAAAGGGCTTGCTTTCCTCCATGAAGCTGAAAAGCCAGTAATATACCGAGATTTTAAAACATCAAATATTTTGCTAGACGAG GATTACAATGCAAAACTCTCTGATTTTGGGCTTGCAAAAGATGGGCCAGTAGGTGATAAATCTCATGTTTCTACGCGCATTATGGGAACTTATGGGTACGCAGCCCCAGAATACATCATGACAG GGCATCTGACTGCGATGAGTGATGTTTATAGTTACGGAGTCGTCCTCCTTGAACTACTCACGGGCAGAAAATCGTTGGACAAGTCCCGGCCGGTTCGCGAGCAGACACTCGCAGACTGGGCCTTCCCATTGCTgacccaaaaaaagaaagtgttGAGCATCGTGGATGCTAGGCTTGAAGGCGACTATCCTGTTAAAGCCGTCCACAAGACGGCCATGCTGGCTTACCACTGCCTTAGCCGTAACCCAAAAGCACGGCCTCTTATGCGAGACATCGTAGATTCTTTAGAACCTCTTCAGCAACCTGCAGAGACTTCTGTAGAGGCATCTACAGCTGATGTCAACTAA